The proteins below are encoded in one region of Pseudomonas sp. SCB32:
- a CDS encoding glutamine synthetase family protein — protein sequence MTTKLDQLSSWLKERKITEVECMIADLTGIARGKIAPTAKFLNEKGMRLPESVLLQTVTGDYVEDDIYYDLLDPADIDMVCRPDENAVFLVPWAIEPTAMVIHDTYDKMGNPIELSPRNVLKRVLKLYADKGWKPIVAPEMEFYLTKRSDDPDYPLQAPVGRSGRQETGRQSFSIDAANEFDPLFEDMYDWCELQGLDLDTLIHEEGTAQMEINFRHGDALDLADQIVVFKRTMREAALKHNVAATFMAKPMTGEPGSAMHLHQSIVDIKTGKNIFSNADGSMSELFLHHIGGLQKFIPEALPLFAPNVNSFRRFLPDTSAPVNVEWGEENRTVGLRVPDSNPENRRVENRLAGADANPYLALAASLLCGYIGMVEGLKPSAQVKGRGYERRNLRLPLTIEAALERMEGSKTLESYLGDKFIRGYVAVKRAEHENFKRVISSWEREFLLLSV from the coding sequence ATGACTACCAAGTTAGACCAGCTCAGCAGCTGGCTGAAGGAACGCAAGATCACCGAAGTGGAATGCATGATCGCCGACCTGACCGGGATTGCCCGGGGCAAGATCGCGCCGACTGCCAAATTCCTCAATGAGAAAGGCATGCGCCTGCCGGAGAGTGTTCTCCTGCAGACCGTGACCGGTGATTACGTCGAGGACGACATCTATTACGACCTGCTGGACCCGGCCGACATCGATATGGTCTGCCGCCCGGACGAGAATGCCGTGTTCCTCGTCCCGTGGGCCATCGAGCCAACCGCGATGGTGATCCACGACACCTACGACAAGATGGGCAACCCCATCGAGCTGTCGCCGCGCAACGTGCTCAAGCGCGTGCTCAAGCTTTATGCCGACAAGGGCTGGAAGCCGATCGTCGCGCCGGAGATGGAGTTCTACCTGACCAAGCGCAGCGACGACCCTGACTATCCGCTGCAGGCTCCGGTGGGCCGCTCCGGCCGCCAGGAAACCGGCCGTCAGTCCTTCTCCATCGACGCGGCGAACGAATTCGATCCGCTGTTCGAAGATATGTACGACTGGTGCGAACTGCAGGGCCTGGATCTGGACACGCTGATCCATGAGGAAGGCACCGCGCAGATGGAGATCAACTTCCGTCATGGCGATGCCCTCGACCTGGCCGACCAGATCGTGGTGTTCAAGCGCACCATGCGCGAGGCCGCCCTCAAGCACAACGTGGCCGCGACCTTCATGGCCAAGCCGATGACCGGCGAGCCGGGCAGTGCCATGCACCTGCACCAGAGCATCGTCGACATCAAGACCGGCAAGAACATCTTCTCCAATGCCGACGGCAGCATGAGCGAACTGTTCCTGCACCATATCGGCGGCCTGCAGAAGTTCATTCCGGAGGCTTTGCCGCTGTTCGCCCCGAACGTCAACTCGTTCCGCCGCTTCCTGCCCGACACCTCGGCGCCGGTGAACGTGGAATGGGGTGAAGAGAACCGTACCGTCGGCCTGCGCGTGCCGGACTCCAATCCGGAGAACCGTCGTGTGGAGAACCGCCTGGCCGGCGCGGATGCCAACCCCTACCTGGCCCTGGCTGCCAGCCTGCTGTGTGGCTACATCGGCATGGTCGAAGGCCTCAAACCCAGTGCCCAGGTCAAGGGCCGTGGCTACGAACGGCGTAACCTGCGTCTGCCGCTGACTATCGAGGCAGCGCTGGAGCGTATGGAAGGCAGCAAGACCCTGGAGAGTTACCTGGGCGACAAGTTCATTCGTGGTTACGTCGCGGTCAAGCGCGCCGAGCACGAGAACTTCAAGCGGGTGATCAGCTCCTGGGAGCGCGAGTTCCTCCTGCTTTCCGTCTGA
- a CDS encoding penicillin acylase family protein: MKRTLTVLAVVVAAAAAGTGWYLHGKQPQRDGQLPLAGLHGEVTVRYDERGVPHIKAGSEDDLYRAIGYVHAQDRLFQMEMLRRLSRGELAEVLGPKLLDTDRMFRSLRIRDKAADYVARQDKNSPAWKALVAYLDGVNQFQDSHPRPLEFDILGIPKRPFTPEDTVSVAGYMAYSFAAAFRTEPVLTYVRDELGADYLKVFDLDWHPEGVLKPSSLAAADWQDLNAIARISHAALEEAGLPQFEGSNAWAVAGSRTKSGKPLLAGDPHIRFAAPAVWYEIQASAPGFELYGHYQALNPFASLGHNEQFGWSLTMFQNDDVDLVAEKVNPDNPNQVWYHGQWVDLTNEEQSIAVKGQAPVKITLRRSPHGPLVNDALGTAAGKTPIAMWWAFLETQNPILDAFYQLDRADTLDKARAAASKIHSPGLNVVWANARGDIGWWASAQLPVRPDGVVPYFLLDGSTGQADKNGFYPFSENPQEENPARGYIVSANFQPVPANGRPIPGYYNLPDRGQRLNERLADTSVKWDLQNSQALQLDTATGYGPRVLKPLLPLLREAASTAEETTLVEHLAAWQGDHPVDSATATLFNQLLYQIADGAMRDEMGDAFFDNLLSTRVLDIALPRLVADDSSPWWDNRKTPQKETRADIVKAAWKASLAHLRATLAQDSAEWQWGKAHTLTHSHPLGQQKPLDRIFNVGPFAAPGGHETPNNLSHRVGPAPWQVVYGPSTRRLIDFADPTHSLGINPVGQSGVPFDKHYDDQAEAYVEGQYLPQHYEDAEVKANTHGLLKLVPASR, translated from the coding sequence ATGAAACGCACTTTGACTGTCCTCGCTGTCGTCGTGGCCGCTGCCGCCGCAGGCACCGGCTGGTACCTGCACGGCAAGCAGCCGCAACGTGACGGACAGCTGCCCCTGGCCGGGCTGCACGGCGAGGTCACGGTACGCTACGACGAACGCGGCGTGCCGCACATCAAGGCCGGCAGCGAGGATGACCTGTACCGGGCGATCGGCTACGTCCACGCCCAGGACCGCCTGTTCCAGATGGAGATGCTGCGGCGCCTGTCGCGCGGCGAGCTGGCCGAGGTGCTGGGGCCCAAGCTGCTGGACACCGACCGCATGTTCCGCAGCCTGCGCATCCGCGACAAGGCTGCCGACTACGTGGCGCGCCAGGACAAGAACTCCCCGGCCTGGAAAGCGCTGGTGGCCTACCTCGATGGCGTCAACCAGTTCCAGGACAGCCACCCGCGCCCGCTGGAGTTCGACATCCTCGGTATCCCCAAGCGACCGTTCACCCCCGAGGACACCGTCAGCGTCGCCGGCTACATGGCCTACAGCTTCGCTGCCGCCTTCCGCACCGAGCCGGTACTCACCTATGTGCGCGACGAGCTGGGCGCGGACTACCTGAAGGTCTTCGACCTCGACTGGCACCCCGAGGGCGTGCTCAAGCCAAGCTCGCTGGCCGCCGCCGACTGGCAGGACCTCAATGCCATCGCCCGGATCAGTCACGCGGCGCTGGAAGAGGCCGGCCTGCCGCAGTTCGAGGGCAGCAATGCCTGGGCCGTCGCCGGTAGCCGCACCAAGAGCGGCAAGCCGCTGCTGGCGGGCGACCCGCACATCCGCTTCGCCGCCCCGGCGGTGTGGTACGAGATTCAGGCCAGCGCCCCGGGCTTCGAGCTCTACGGGCACTACCAGGCGCTCAACCCCTTCGCCTCGCTCGGGCACAACGAGCAGTTCGGCTGGAGCCTGACCATGTTCCAGAACGACGACGTCGACCTGGTCGCCGAGAAGGTCAATCCGGACAACCCCAACCAGGTCTGGTACCACGGTCAGTGGGTCGACCTGACGAACGAGGAGCAAAGCATCGCGGTCAAGGGCCAGGCACCGGTGAAGATCACCCTGCGCCGCTCGCCCCACGGCCCGCTGGTCAACGATGCGCTGGGCACCGCCGCCGGCAAGACGCCGATCGCCATGTGGTGGGCCTTCCTCGAAACCCAGAACCCGATCCTCGATGCCTTCTACCAGCTGGATCGTGCCGACACCCTGGACAAGGCCCGCGCCGCGGCGTCGAAAATCCACTCGCCGGGCCTCAACGTCGTCTGGGCCAACGCCCGCGGCGACATCGGCTGGTGGGCCTCGGCGCAGCTGCCGGTGCGCCCGGACGGCGTAGTCCCCTACTTCCTCCTCGACGGCAGCACGGGCCAGGCCGACAAGAACGGCTTCTACCCCTTCAGCGAAAACCCCCAGGAGGAGAACCCGGCGCGTGGCTACATCGTCTCCGCCAACTTCCAGCCGGTTCCGGCCAATGGCCGGCCGATTCCGGGTTACTACAACCTGCCCGATCGCGGTCAGCGCCTGAACGAGCGCCTGGCCGACACGTCGGTGAAGTGGGACCTGCAGAACAGCCAGGCACTGCAGCTGGATACCGCCACAGGCTACGGGCCGCGCGTCCTCAAGCCACTGCTGCCGCTGCTGCGCGAAGCGGCCTCGACAGCCGAAGAGACGACGCTGGTGGAGCATCTGGCAGCCTGGCAGGGCGATCACCCGGTCGACTCGGCCACCGCCACCCTGTTCAACCAGCTGCTGTACCAGATCGCCGATGGTGCCATGCGCGACGAGATGGGCGATGCCTTCTTCGACAATCTGCTATCCACCCGCGTGCTGGACATCGCCCTGCCGCGCCTGGTCGCCGACGACAGCTCACCCTGGTGGGACAACCGCAAGACGCCGCAGAAGGAAACCCGCGCCGATATCGTCAAGGCTGCCTGGAAGGCCAGCCTTGCGCACCTGCGCGCGACGCTGGCCCAGGATTCGGCGGAATGGCAATGGGGCAAGGCGCACACCCTGACCCACAGCCACCCGCTGGGCCAGCAGAAGCCGCTGGACCGGATCTTCAACGTCGGCCCCTTCGCCGCGCCCGGCGGACATGAAACGCCGAACAACCTGTCGCACCGCGTCGGCCCGGCGCCCTGGCAGGTGGTCTACGGTCCGTCGACCCGGCGCCTGATCGACTTCGCCGATCCCACCCACAGCCTGGGCATCAATCCGGTCGGCCAGAGCGGCGTGCCCTTCGACAAGCACTACGACGACCAGGCCGAGGCCTACGTCGAAGGCCAGTACCTGCCCCAGCATTACGAAGACGCCGAGGTGAAGGCCAACACCCACGGCCTTCTCAAGCTGGTACCGGCGAGTCGCTGA
- a CDS encoding polyamine ABC transporter substrate-binding protein — MAAVSVFGLASLAQAGQTVHIYNWSDYIGETTLADFEKETGIKPVYDVFDSNETLEGKLLAGRTGYDVVVPSNHFLGRQIKAGAFQKLDKSQLPNWSNLDPHLMKQLEANDPGNQYGVPYLWGTNGIGYNVDKVKAVLGVDKIDSWAILFEPENMKKLSQCGVAFLDSGDEMMPAVLKYMGLDPNSANPDDYKKVEEKLMAVRPYVTYFHSSKYISDLANGNICVAAGFSGDVFQAANRAKEAGKGVKIAYAIPKEGANLWFDILAIPKDASNPKAAHAFINYLLKPEVIAKVSDYVGYANPNPKAGEFMDESVRNNPEVYPPQEVLDKLFVQHELPPKILRLMTRSWTKIKSGK, encoded by the coding sequence ATCGCCGCAGTCTCCGTATTCGGCCTGGCCTCGTTGGCCCAGGCAGGGCAGACCGTCCATATCTACAACTGGTCGGACTACATCGGCGAGACCACCCTGGCCGATTTCGAGAAGGAAACCGGTATCAAGCCGGTGTACGACGTCTTCGATTCCAACGAAACCCTGGAAGGCAAGCTGCTGGCCGGCCGCACCGGCTATGACGTGGTCGTGCCGTCCAACCATTTCCTCGGCCGCCAGATCAAGGCGGGCGCGTTCCAGAAGCTGGACAAGAGCCAGCTGCCCAACTGGTCGAACCTCGACCCGCACCTGATGAAGCAACTCGAGGCGAACGACCCGGGCAACCAGTACGGCGTGCCATACCTGTGGGGCACCAACGGCATCGGCTACAACGTCGACAAGGTCAAGGCCGTTCTGGGTGTCGACAAGATCGACTCGTGGGCCATCCTGTTCGAGCCCGAGAACATGAAAAAGCTCAGCCAGTGCGGCGTCGCCTTCCTCGATTCGGGCGACGAGATGATGCCGGCTGTGCTCAAGTACATGGGGCTGGACCCCAACAGCGCCAACCCGGACGACTACAAGAAAGTCGAAGAGAAGCTGATGGCGGTGCGTCCGTACGTCACCTACTTCCATTCCTCCAAGTACATTTCCGACCTGGCCAACGGCAACATCTGTGTTGCGGCCGGCTTCTCCGGTGACGTATTCCAGGCCGCCAATCGCGCCAAGGAAGCCGGCAAGGGCGTGAAGATCGCCTACGCCATTCCCAAGGAAGGCGCCAACCTGTGGTTCGACATCCTCGCCATTCCGAAGGATGCCTCCAACCCCAAGGCCGCCCATGCGTTCATCAACTACCTGCTCAAGCCCGAAGTGATCGCCAAGGTCAGCGATTACGTCGGTTACGCCAACCCGAACCCCAAGGCTGGCGAATTCATGGATGAGTCTGTGCGCAACAATCCTGAGGTTTACCCCCCTCAGGAGGTTCTCGACAAACTCTTCGTGCAGCATGAGCTGCCGCCGAAGATCCTGCGCCTCATGACCCGTTCCTGGACCAAGATCAAGTCGGGTAAGTAA
- a CDS encoding ABC transporter ATP-binding protein, with translation MAIASGAYKKALSGDQKPKEVLVKIDRVSKQFDETLAVDSVSLDIKKGEIFALLGGSGSGKSTLLRMLAGFERPTEGRIFLDGQDITDLPPYERPINMMFQSYALFPHMSVAQNIAFGLKQDGLPKGEIDKIVDEMLKLVQMTQYAKRKPHQLSGGQRQRVALARSLAKRPKLLLLDEPMGALDKKLRSQMQLELVEIIERVGVTCVMVTHDQEEAMTMAQRIAIMHLGCIEQIGSPMDIYETPASRLICEFIGNVNLFDGEIVQDLQDHAVIACPQLENPIYIGHGISTRAENKRITYALRPEKVMVSAQKPENLEHEGFNWAQGTVYDIAYLGGHSVYYIKLASGMIVQAFMANAERHVARPTWEQPVYISWYDDSGVVLQA, from the coding sequence ATGGCAATAGCCTCCGGTGCCTACAAGAAAGCCCTCAGTGGCGACCAGAAACCTAAAGAGGTTCTGGTAAAAATCGACCGGGTCAGCAAGCAGTTCGACGAAACGTTGGCTGTGGACAGCGTGTCCCTGGACATCAAGAAAGGCGAGATCTTCGCCCTGCTCGGTGGTTCGGGGTCGGGCAAGTCGACCCTGCTGCGTATGCTGGCTGGTTTCGAGCGTCCCACTGAAGGTCGCATCTTCCTCGATGGCCAGGACATTACCGACCTGCCGCCCTATGAGCGGCCGATCAACATGATGTTCCAGTCCTATGCGCTGTTCCCCCACATGAGCGTGGCGCAGAACATCGCCTTCGGCCTGAAGCAGGACGGCCTGCCCAAGGGTGAAATCGACAAGATCGTCGACGAGATGCTCAAGCTGGTGCAGATGACCCAGTACGCCAAGCGCAAGCCGCACCAGCTCTCCGGCGGTCAGCGTCAGCGTGTGGCCCTGGCCCGCTCGCTGGCCAAGCGTCCGAAGCTGCTGCTGCTCGACGAGCCGATGGGCGCCCTGGACAAGAAACTGCGTTCGCAGATGCAGCTGGAGCTGGTAGAGATCATCGAGCGCGTGGGTGTGACCTGCGTGATGGTGACCCACGACCAGGAAGAGGCCATGACCATGGCCCAGCGCATCGCCATCATGCACCTGGGTTGCATCGAGCAGATCGGCAGCCCGATGGACATCTACGAGACTCCGGCCAGCCGCCTGATCTGCGAGTTCATCGGCAACGTCAACCTGTTCGACGGCGAAATCGTGCAGGACCTGCAGGATCACGCGGTAATCGCCTGTCCGCAGCTGGAAAACCCGATCTACATCGGCCACGGCATCAGCACCCGTGCCGAGAACAAGCGCATCACCTACGCGCTGCGTCCGGAAAAGGTCATGGTCAGCGCGCAGAAGCCGGAGAACCTGGAGCACGAAGGCTTCAACTGGGCTCAGGGCACCGTCTATGACATCGCCTACCTGGGCGGTCACTCGGTGTACTACATCAAGCTCGCCTCCGGCATGATCGTGCAGGCCTTCATGGCCAACGCCGAGCGTCACGTGGCGCGCCCGACCTGGGAGCAGCCCGTCTACATCAGCTGGTACGACGACAGCGGCGTGGTATTGCAAGCATGA
- a CDS encoding aspartate aminotransferase family protein, translated as MTIQTSAKTQHWQALSREHHLAPFTDYKQLNEKGARIITKAEGVYLWDSEGNKILDGMAGLWCVNVGYGRKELAEVAYKQMQELPYYNLFFQTAHPPVLELAKAIADIAPEGMNHVFFTGSGSESNDTVLRMVRHYWTIKGKPQKKVVIGRWNGYHGSTVAGVSLGGMKALHEQGDLPIPGIVHIPQPYWYGEGGDMSPEEFGVWAAEQLEKKILEVGEDKVAAFIAEPIQGAGGVIVPPETYWPKIREILAKYEILFIADEVICGFGRTGEWFGSQYYGNAPDLMPIAKGLTSGYIPMGGVIVRDEIVHTLNEGGEFYHGFTYSGHPVAAAVALENIRILREEKIVERVKAETAPYLQKRWQELADHPLVGEARGVGLVAALELVKNKKTRERFEKGVGMVCREHCFRNGLIMRAVGDTMIISPPLVIEKSQIDDLITLARKCLDQTAAAVLS; from the coding sequence ATGACTATCCAGACCAGCGCCAAGACCCAGCATTGGCAGGCGCTCAGCCGCGAACACCACCTGGCTCCGTTCACCGACTACAAGCAGCTGAACGAGAAGGGCGCTCGCATCATCACCAAGGCCGAAGGCGTGTACCTCTGGGACAGCGAGGGCAACAAGATCCTCGATGGCATGGCCGGCCTGTGGTGCGTGAACGTTGGCTACGGTCGCAAGGAACTTGCTGAAGTCGCCTATAAGCAGATGCAGGAGCTGCCCTACTACAACCTGTTCTTCCAGACCGCCCACCCGCCGGTGCTGGAGCTGGCCAAGGCCATCGCCGACATCGCCCCCGAGGGCATGAACCACGTGTTCTTCACAGGCTCCGGCTCCGAGTCCAACGACACCGTGCTGCGCATGGTCCGCCACTACTGGACCATCAAGGGCAAGCCGCAGAAGAAAGTGGTCATCGGTCGCTGGAATGGCTACCACGGCTCCACCGTCGCCGGCGTCAGCCTGGGCGGCATGAAGGCGCTGCATGAGCAGGGCGACCTGCCGATTCCGGGCATCGTGCACATCCCGCAACCGTACTGGTACGGCGAGGGTGGCGACATGTCGCCGGAAGAGTTCGGCGTCTGGGCTGCCGAGCAGCTGGAGAAGAAGATTCTGGAAGTTGGCGAGGACAAGGTCGCCGCTTTCATCGCCGAGCCCATCCAGGGCGCGGGCGGCGTGATCGTTCCGCCGGAAACCTACTGGCCGAAGATCCGCGAGATCCTCGCCAAGTACGAAATCCTGTTCATCGCCGACGAAGTCATCTGCGGCTTCGGCCGTACCGGCGAATGGTTCGGCAGCCAGTACTACGGCAACGCCCCGGACCTGATGCCGATCGCCAAGGGCCTGACCTCCGGCTACATCCCCATGGGTGGCGTGATCGTTCGCGACGAGATCGTCCATACCCTGAATGAGGGTGGGGAGTTCTACCACGGCTTCACTTACTCTGGTCACCCGGTTGCGGCGGCTGTCGCGCTGGAGAACATTCGCATCCTGCGCGAAGAGAAGATCGTCGAGAGAGTGAAGGCCGAAACGGCACCGTATTTGCAAAAGCGCTGGCAGGAGCTGGCCGACCATCCGCTGGTAGGCGAAGCACGTGGCGTCGGTCTGGTGGCAGCACTGGAACTGGTGAAGAACAAGAAGACGCGTGAACGCTTTGAGAAGGGCGTGGGAATGGTGTGCCGCGAGCACTGCTTCCGCAACGGCCTGATCATGCGCGCGGTCGGAGACACTATGATTATCTCGCCACCCCTGGTGATCGAGAAATCGCAGATCGATGACCTGATCACCCTGGCGCGCAAGTGCCTCGATCAAACCGCCGCAGCCGTTCTGTCTTGA
- a CDS encoding ABC transporter permease subunit, which produces MNKRWTFSNIMLVLGLLFIYVPMIILVIYSFNGSKLVTVWGGWSVKWYVGLLDNQQLIGSVFRSLEIAVYTAFSSVALGTLAAFVLTRIPRFRGRTMFGGMVTAPLVMPEVITGLSLLLLFVAMAQLIGWPQERGIVTIWIAHTSFCSSYVAVVVSARLRELDLSIEEAAMDLGAKPWKVFLLITIPMIAPSLAAGGMMSFALSLDDLVLASFVSGPGSTTLPMEVFSAVRLGVKPEINAVASLILLTVSLFTFFAWYFTRQAEERRKRAIQEAMESNATDWQQKGSTATA; this is translated from the coding sequence ATGAACAAGCGCTGGACGTTCTCCAACATCATGCTGGTGTTGGGCCTGCTCTTCATCTACGTGCCGATGATCATCCTGGTCATCTATTCCTTCAACGGCTCCAAGCTGGTGACGGTGTGGGGCGGCTGGTCGGTCAAGTGGTACGTCGGCCTGCTCGACAACCAGCAACTGATCGGTTCGGTGTTCCGTTCGCTTGAGATCGCCGTCTACACCGCGTTCTCCTCCGTGGCGCTGGGCACCCTGGCCGCCTTCGTGCTGACCCGCATCCCGCGCTTCCGTGGCCGTACGATGTTCGGCGGCATGGTAACCGCGCCGTTGGTCATGCCCGAGGTGATCACCGGTCTGTCGCTGCTGCTGCTGTTCGTAGCCATGGCCCAGCTGATTGGCTGGCCGCAAGAGCGCGGCATCGTGACCATCTGGATCGCCCACACCAGCTTCTGCTCGTCCTACGTGGCGGTGGTGGTGTCGGCGCGCCTGCGTGAGCTGGACCTGTCGATCGAAGAAGCAGCCATGGACCTGGGCGCCAAGCCCTGGAAAGTGTTCCTGCTGATCACCATTCCGATGATCGCGCCTTCGCTGGCGGCGGGCGGCATGATGTCCTTCGCCCTGTCGCTGGATGACCTGGTACTGGCCAGCTTCGTGTCCGGTCCTGGCTCCACCACCCTGCCGATGGAAGTGTTCTCCGCCGTGCGCCTGGGTGTGAAGCCGGAGATCAATGCCGTTGCCAGCCTGATCCTGCTGACCGTTTCGCTGTTCACCTTCTTCGCCTGGTACTTCACCCGTCAGGCCGAAGAGCGTCGCAAGCGCGCGATTCAGGAAGCCATGGAGTCCAACGCGACCGACTGGCAGCAGAAGGGTTCGACAGCCACCGCCTGA
- a CDS encoding ABC transporter permease subunit, translated as MPRGRHAVIGVPFFWLFLFFLLPFAIVLKISLAAADVAIPPYTEVFRYADQTLQVVMNLGNYLMLTDDPLYIDAYLGSLKMAAISTFLCLLIGYPMAYAIARASKEMQTVLLLLIMMPTWTAILIRVYAWMGILSNNGLLNGFLMWLGVINEPLTILNTNFAVYIGIVYSYLPFMVMPLYANLVKHDMSLLEAASDLGARNFTSFWKITVPLSKNGIIAGCMLVFIPAVGEFVIPELLGGPETLMIGKVLWQEFFNNRDWPVASALAVVMLAILIVPIILFNKNQAKELEGKV; from the coding sequence ATGCCCCGAGGGAGGCATGCCGTCATCGGCGTGCCGTTCTTCTGGCTGTTCCTGTTCTTCCTGCTGCCCTTCGCCATCGTGCTGAAGATCAGCCTGGCGGCCGCGGACGTGGCCATTCCGCCGTACACCGAGGTGTTCCGGTACGCCGACCAGACGTTGCAGGTGGTGATGAACCTCGGCAACTACCTGATGCTGACGGACGACCCGCTGTACATCGACGCCTACCTCGGCTCGCTGAAGATGGCGGCGATCAGCACCTTCCTCTGCCTGCTGATCGGCTACCCGATGGCCTACGCCATCGCCCGCGCCAGCAAGGAAATGCAGACTGTCCTGCTGCTGCTGATCATGATGCCGACCTGGACGGCGATCCTGATCCGCGTGTACGCCTGGATGGGTATCCTGTCCAACAACGGCCTGCTCAATGGCTTCCTGATGTGGCTGGGCGTGATCAACGAGCCGCTGACGATCCTCAACACCAACTTCGCGGTGTACATCGGTATCGTCTACTCGTACCTGCCGTTCATGGTCATGCCGCTCTACGCCAACCTGGTGAAGCACGACATGAGCCTGCTGGAAGCCGCCTCCGACCTCGGCGCGCGCAACTTCACCAGCTTCTGGAAGATCACCGTCCCGCTGTCCAAGAACGGCATCATCGCCGGCTGCATGCTGGTGTTCATCCCGGCGGTGGGCGAGTTCGTGATCCCGGAACTGCTCGGCGGCCCCGAGACGCTGATGATCGGTAAAGTGCTGTGGCAGGAGTTCTTCAACAACCGTGACTGGCCGGTGGCTTCCGCCCTTGCCGTCGTGATGCTGGCGATCCTGATCGTGCCCATCATCCTCTTTAACAAGAACCAGGCTAAAGAGCTGGAGGGCAAGGTATGA
- a CDS encoding polyamine ABC transporter substrate-binding protein, with product MFNTLGKSLLAVTLAGAVAGMAQADDKVLHVYNWSDYIAPDTVDKFTKETGIKVVYDVYDSNEVLEAKLLAGKSGYDIVVPSNSFFAKQIKAGVYQPLDRSKLPNWKNLNPDIMKTMEVSDPGNKYGIPYMWGTIGIGYNPDKVKAALGDNAPVDSWDLVFKPENIQKLKGCGVSFLDSPTEMLPAALHYLGYKSDSQDPKELKEAEALFLKIRPYISYFHSSKYISDLANGNICVAIGYSGDVYQAKSRAAEAKNGVKVAYNIPKEGAGAFFDTVAIPKDAENPEAALKWVNFILEPQIMAEISDTVSYPNGNAAATPLVSEAIRNDPGIYPTDAVMKKLYAFPDLPAKTQRLMTRSWTTIKSGK from the coding sequence ATGTTCAACACCCTCGGCAAATCCCTGCTCGCTGTGACTCTGGCGGGCGCTGTGGCTGGTATGGCGCAGGCTGATGATAAAGTGCTGCACGTTTACAACTGGTCGGACTACATCGCACCGGACACCGTCGATAAGTTCACCAAGGAAACCGGTATCAAGGTCGTCTACGACGTCTACGACAGCAACGAAGTGCTGGAAGCCAAGCTGCTGGCCGGTAAGTCGGGTTACGACATCGTGGTTCCGTCCAACTCCTTCTTCGCCAAGCAGATCAAGGCCGGTGTCTACCAGCCGCTGGATCGCTCCAAGCTGCCGAACTGGAAGAACCTGAACCCGGACATCATGAAGACCATGGAGGTCAGCGACCCGGGTAACAAGTACGGCATCCCGTACATGTGGGGCACCATCGGCATCGGCTACAACCCGGACAAGGTCAAGGCTGCCCTGGGCGACAACGCTCCGGTCGATTCCTGGGACCTGGTGTTCAAGCCGGAAAACATCCAGAAGCTGAAAGGTTGCGGCGTGAGTTTCCTCGACTCGCCGACCGAAATGCTGCCCGCCGCCCTGCACTACCTGGGCTACAAGTCGGATAGCCAGGACCCGAAAGAGCTGAAGGAAGCTGAAGCCCTGTTCCTGAAGATCCGTCCGTACATCTCCTATTTCCACTCCTCGAAGTACATCTCCGACCTCGCCAACGGCAACATCTGCGTGGCAATCGGCTACTCCGGGGACGTTTACCAGGCCAAGTCCCGCGCCGCAGAAGCCAAGAACGGCGTGAAGGTCGCCTACAACATTCCGAAGGAAGGCGCCGGTGCGTTCTTCGACACCGTTGCTATCCCGAAAGATGCCGAGAACCCGGAAGCCGCGCTGAAGTGGGTCAACTTCATTCTTGAACCGCAGATCATGGCCGAGATCTCCGATACCGTGTCCTACCCGAACGGCAACGCTGCTGCCACTCCGCTGGTGAGCGAAGCCATCCGCAACGACCCGGGTATCTATCCGACCGACGCCGTGATGAAGAAGCTGTACGCCTTCCCGGATCTGCCGGCGAAGACCCAGCGTCTGATGACTCGCAGTTGGACCACCATCAAGTCCGGCAAGTAA